ACGCCCGATCCGGACCTGCTGCCGGATCTCGGGCCCGCCATGCACAAGCTGAGCAGGCATGCCGCCGCGAGCTCCTACTTCGACGCGCCGGTGCTACCGGAACTGGAGGAGGTGCTACGCGCCGACTGGCCGTTCCGCCCGGCCGCGCTCACCATGGTGGACGGCGCGATGGACGCCATCGACCGGGTCTTCGAGGTGGTACTGCGGTTCGGCGACCGGGTGCTGGTGGAGAACCCGACCTTCCCGCCGATTCTCGACCTGCTGGAGGAACGCGGGATCACCGTGCTCGGGCTGCCGCTGGATGCCGAGGGGGTGCGCCCGGACGCGCTGGCCGATGCGGTCGCCGGTTCCCCGCCCGCGGCGCTGGTCATCCAGCCACGCGCGCAGAACCCCAGTGGTCACACCATGTCCGACCAGCGGGCCATGCGGCTGGCCTCGATCCTCGGGGTGGCCAAGGACCTGGTGATCATCGAGGACGACCACGGTGCGCCGCTGTCCACCTCGCCGCCGGTGAGCCTCGGCAGTTACCTGCCGGAGCAGACCGTGCACGTCCGCGGATTCTCCAAGTCGCACGGCCCCGACCTGCGGCTGGCCGCGCTCGGTGGGGTGGACGCGATCGTGGAGAAGGTGTTGCGTCGTCGCCTGCTCGGGCCGGCCTGGTCGAGCCGCCTGTTGCAGGCGCTGCTGCTGCACCTGCTGACCGATCCGGCCTCGGTCGCCGAGGTGGCCCACGCCAGCCGGGTATACGCGCAACGCCGTGGCCTGCTCACCGAAGCGCTGACCGGCAGGGGAGTGCGGGTGGCAGGCGGGGACGGGATCAACCTCTGGATCGAGGTGCGCGATGAGACGGCGGCGCTGGTCGCCCTCGCGGTCAACCAGATCACCGCGGCACCGGGCTCCCCGTTCCTTTCCGCGCCGCTGGCCGCCGATCACATCCGGGTCACCTGCGCCGGCGTGCGCGGCGATATCGACCAGCTGGCCGGGCATATCGCCGCGGCCGCCCTCCCCGCAGGCAGCCCCTACCGAGCCAACTGACGGCGTGTTTGCCACCCGCGTCGGTGCGCAGTCCGAGTAGCTCGGCGCCCGCCGCGAGCTGTCATCGGCATGACATGCGTCTGCTTCCCGCTTGTCATCCGGTGCCGATTTCGAATCGTGCCAGAGCGAATCTATTGCTCCCGCCGTTCGCGGACTTCTAGCGTGCGGAACACACTTCCCTGCGCACAGGAGGAACAACGGCGTGTCCACCTTGAACAGAAGGCTCAGCGGCGGGTTCACCGCGCTGGTCGCGGCAACGGCAATGCTCGCTTGCGCGCCGACCGCGACCGCGCAGGAGAACCCATTCGAGCGCGGCCCCGACCCGACCGAGCGCAGCATCGAGGCGCCGCGCGGCCCGTTCGCCACCGCCACCACCACGGTCGCCCGCGGCGGCGTGCAAGGGTTCGGCGGCGGCACGATCTACTACCCGACCGACACCAGCGAGGGAACCTTCGGCGCGGTCGCCATCTCGCCCGGATTCACCGAGAGCCAGTCCGCGATCTCCTGGTACGGGCAGCGGCTGGCTTCCCAGGGATTCGTGGTGTTCACCATCGACACGAACGGGATTTTCGACTTCCCCGACCAGCGTGGGGACCAGCTGCTCGCCGCGCTGGACTACCTGACCACCCATAGCACGGTCGCCGACCGGATCGACGCCGACCGGCTCGGCGTGCTCGGGCACTCGATGGGCGGGGGTGGCTCGCTTTCCGCCGTCGACGAGCGCACTGAGCTCCAGGCCGCCATTCCGCTGGCGCCGTGGCATCTCAACCAGAACTGGTCCGGTGTGGACGTTCCAACGATGATCATCGGTGGGGAGACCGACTTCATCGCGCCGGTTGACACGCACGCCGAGCCGTTCTACCAGTCGCTACCGTCTTCTTTGGACAAGGCGTATCTGGAGATGAAGGGGAAGGGGCACTTCGTCACCAACTCGCCGAACACGGTGATCGCCAAGTTCGCGATCTCATGGCTGAAACGGTTCATCGACAACGACACCCGCTACGAGCGGTTCCTCTGCCCTGCACCGAGCCCGGATGCCGAGATCTCGGAGTACCGGGACACCTGCCCACACTGAGGGCCTGGCAACAGGCCGGGGTGCACCCCCTGCACGTGGGTGCACCCCGGTGTCCCTGCGTTACTGCCCGAAGCAGAAGGCCTGGCCCCCGCCGAAGCTCCAGCACTGCACCTGCCTGGTGGCGGTGTCGGTGTTGCCGGAGCGGTCGGTGACCTCGAGGCGCACGGTGTAGTTGGCCTGGCGGCCCGGATAAGCATGCGAGGTGGTGGCCCCGCTACCGGTCCGGCCGTCACCGAAGTCCCAGGCGTAGGAAGTGATGTCCCCGTCCGGGTCGGTGCTACGGGTGCCGTCGAAGCGGCAGTCCTGCCACTGGCACTGCACGGTGAACGAGGCCGACGGCGGGTCGCCCGCGGGAGGTTCACCCGCGTAGACCGCCTTCCGTGCGGCGTCGGTCTTGCCCTCGTTGTCGGTCACGGTCAGCTCGACGGTGTACTCGCCCGCCCGCGCGTAGTCGTGCGAGGGTGTCCGCCCGCTGCCGGTCTCACCGTCGCCGAAGTCCCAGGCGTAGGACGCGATCGAGCCGTCCTCGTCGGTGGAGGCCGAGGCGTCGAAGGAGCAGCTGGGCTCGGTGGTGGAGCAGTCCGCGGTGAACGAGGCCGAGGGCGTGCCCGGCTCGGTCGGATCGCTGTACTCCTCGATCTTCTCGTTGGCCCAGTCGCCCATCTCGTTGGTCAGCCGCCCCCAGGCTCCGTAGCTGCCGCAGCCGGTCTGGACCCAGGAACTGACCCCGATGATCACCCCGTCCACCACCAGCGGCCCGCCGCTGTCGCCCTGGCAGATGCCGTCGTGGCCGTCGGCGTACCCGGCGCAGATCATGTAGGCCTCGTTGAAAGATCCGAACGAGCCGCAGGTGTTCTGCCCGTCGACGATGGGCAGATCGGCCTTCTTCAGGTGCCCGTACTCGTTCTCCCCGTCCCGGATGCGGCCGTAGCCGAGGGTCAGTGCGTCGGTGCCGGGGTCGTCCAGCGCGGTGTCCCCGGAGCCGGCGACCCGGGGGTACTGGAAACCGTCCGGGACCGGGACCTCGGTCTTGGTCACCACGATGCCCACGTCCCACCCGGTCTGCCAGCCGTTCGGGGACTGGTAGTTCGGATGCTGGAAGTAGTGCTCGACCTCGATCTCGGTACCGCCGCCAACGGTAAGGTCATCGGCGCCGTAGTACATCGACTTCGCGCCGGAACCGTCCTTGCAGTGCGCCGCGGTGACGATCACCTTCGGCGCCACCACCGAGGCGGTGCAGGTCTGGCCCATCGGGCGGGGACCGCCCTCGCGCAGCATGGCGATGGCATAGGGGTAGTCCGCGACGGAAACCTTCTCCCCGCCGACGATCTGGGTGCCAGGGCCGTCCTGGGGCTCGGCTTCCGTCGGGGTTACGGCCCGCAAGCCGGGATCCCCCGGCTCGGTGCTCGGGTCGGCCTGCGCCAGCCCCGGGGTCATGGCCAGCAGCGCGGCCGTGACGGCCAGCCCGGCGGCACCGCCGAACCTTCGTGTTCGCTGTTGTCTCATCCTGCCTCTTCCGCTCGGATATCCGGTGCATCGAGCATCGGCAGGCGATCGCGTAAAGAACAATCCGCACCAGCCTCCGTAGCCCATACGGATTCTTTTCGCGCCGGGCTATTCCCTGGCTACTTTCGTCGGTTTTCCGGTGCCGGAGCGAATTAACTAGGTATGCCTACGGATTGAATCCGAAATCTCGGCCACCGGACAGTGACATGCGGAAGATCCTATGTGTGCCGCGGCCCTGCCGTGGCACACCGCAACGGAGGTAGCCATGAGCACAACCCTGCGCGCTCTGGGTACCGCGGTGCTACTGGCGGGCCTGATCCTGGCCCCGCCTGGAATAGCAGCCGCGGCCGAGCCCGGTCCGGCCGACCGGCCGGACCGGGCGGAGGCGATCGCCCGTGCCGAACAGGCACTTGCCAACCGGTCCGGCCTGGCCAAGTCCTCGGCACAGGACGACTACCAGGTACGCCGCGTGGTCATCGGTTCGGACGGCTCGACCGATGTGCGGTTCGACCGGACCTACCGGGGCCTGCCGGTCCTTGGCGGCGATCTCGTCGTGCACCACGATTCCGCCGGTGCGCTCACCGGCATGTCCATGTCCCAGGACCGGCCGGTGACAGTGGACACCGACCCGGCGATCACTGCGGCGGCCGCGAGGGCGGCGGCGCCGCGGCACTTCCGGGGGTCGGTGGACCAGGTGGGCGAGCCCCGCCTGGTGGTGGACGCCGGAACCGCCGGGAACCTCCCGCGGCTGGCATGGGAAACCGTGGTGTCCGGGTTCAAGCCGGATGGCCAGACACCGAGCAGGCTGCACGTGGTGACCGACGCCGAGGACGGTGCGCTGCTGTTCCGCACCGACGAGGTGATGGCGGGCACCGGCGAGGGCGTACACGTCGGTTCGGTGGAGATCGACACCACCGGCTCCCAGGGTAGCTACGAGCTGACCGATCCGGAGCGCGGCGAGGGCTACACCTGCGATATGAACAACGGCCGGTTCAGCTGTTCCCGGATGACCGACGAGGACGACCGGTGGGGCGACGGCAGCCCGGCCAACGACCAGTCGGCCGCGGTGGACGCGCACTACGGCGCCGCGGTCACCTACGACTACTTCAAGAACGTGCACGGCAGGGACGGAATCTTCGGCGACGGCCGGGGCGTGCCCAGCCGGGTGC
The sequence above is drawn from the Amycolatopsis aidingensis genome and encodes:
- a CDS encoding aminotransferase class I/II-fold pyridoxal phosphate-dependent enzyme codes for the protein MWTAERLAARLAESSADGIARSVARLVSTGEIEVGTRLPTVRALARSLRVSPTTVSEAWRSLSSAGVVETGGRRGTTVRGRPQPAAATRFSKLHHNGPPPALDLSTGTPDPDLLPDLGPAMHKLSRHAAASSYFDAPVLPELEEVLRADWPFRPAALTMVDGAMDAIDRVFEVVLRFGDRVLVENPTFPPILDLLEERGITVLGLPLDAEGVRPDALADAVAGSPPAALVIQPRAQNPSGHTMSDQRAMRLASILGVAKDLVIIEDDHGAPLSTSPPVSLGSYLPEQTVHVRGFSKSHGPDLRLAALGGVDAIVEKVLRRRLLGPAWSSRLLQALLLHLLTDPASVAEVAHASRVYAQRRGLLTEALTGRGVRVAGGDGINLWIEVRDETAALVALAVNQITAAPGSPFLSAPLAADHIRVTCAGVRGDIDQLAGHIAAAALPAGSPYRAN
- a CDS encoding alpha/beta hydrolase family protein — translated: MLACAPTATAQENPFERGPDPTERSIEAPRGPFATATTTVARGGVQGFGGGTIYYPTDTSEGTFGAVAISPGFTESQSAISWYGQRLASQGFVVFTIDTNGIFDFPDQRGDQLLAALDYLTTHSTVADRIDADRLGVLGHSMGGGGSLSAVDERTELQAAIPLAPWHLNQNWSGVDVPTMIIGGETDFIAPVDTHAEPFYQSLPSSLDKAYLEMKGKGHFVTNSPNTVIAKFAISWLKRFIDNDTRYERFLCPAPSPDAEISEYRDTCPH
- a CDS encoding PKD domain-containing protein codes for the protein MRQQRTRRFGGAAGLAVTAALLAMTPGLAQADPSTEPGDPGLRAVTPTEAEPQDGPGTQIVGGEKVSVADYPYAIAMLREGGPRPMGQTCTASVVAPKVIVTAAHCKDGSGAKSMYYGADDLTVGGGTEIEVEHYFQHPNYQSPNGWQTGWDVGIVVTKTEVPVPDGFQYPRVAGSGDTALDDPGTDALTLGYGRIRDGENEYGHLKKADLPIVDGQNTCGSFGSFNEAYMICAGYADGHDGICQGDSGGPLVVDGVIIGVSSWVQTGCGSYGAWGRLTNEMGDWANEKIEEYSDPTEPGTPSASFTADCSTTEPSCSFDASASTDEDGSIASYAWDFGDGETGSGRTPSHDYARAGEYTVELTVTDNEGKTDAARKAVYAGEPPAGDPPSASFTVQCQWQDCRFDGTRSTDPDGDITSYAWDFGDGRTGSGATTSHAYPGRQANYTVRLEVTDRSGNTDTATRQVQCWSFGGGQAFCFGQ